In one Macaca nemestrina isolate mMacNem1 chromosome 2, mMacNem.hap1, whole genome shotgun sequence genomic region, the following are encoded:
- the LOC112424647 gene encoding putative ribosomal protein eL39-like 5, protein MSSHKTFKIKQFLAKKQKQNRPIPQWIRMKTGNKIRYSSKRRHWRRTKLGL, encoded by the coding sequence ATGTCTTCTCACAAGACTTTCAAGATTAAGCAATTCCTggccaagaaacaaaagcaaaatcgtCCCATTCCCCAGTGGATTCGGATGAAAACTGGTAATAAAATCAGGTACAGCTCCAAAAGGAGACATTGGAGAAGAACCAAGCTGGGTCTGTAA